The genomic segment CCTTGCCCCGCTCGTTCGTCGCCACAAAGACGTATTCGTCGCAAGACTGACAAAGGGTGGCCACCTCGCCAGCGGTTTCAAGCGCATTGGCTGGCATTTGATGCCCGCAGTTTGGACATACGACTTGAGTGACCGGCATTGCTGTCGCGTTTGCGTTTCTGCTTCAGGGACAAGAGCCGCGCCGCGCTTACGCCCGTGCGGCGCGGCCCCAAAGAAACAAACGAATGACTATTTCACTACGGCAAATTCGATGCGGCGATTTTTGAAACGCCCTTCTTCGGTATCGTTGCTGGCGACCGGTTTGTCGGGGCCGTAACCTTTCGCCACCAGTTGCTCGGCCTTGACGCCCAAACCAGCCAGATATTTGGCGACCGCCCCGGCGCGCGCTTGCGAAAGTTTCAAGTTCCCTGCCGCCGCGCCTTTGTTATCGGTGTGCCCGCCGACTTCAAACCGGGTGCCTACAGGCGCGCCCTTCAGCACTTCGGCGGCTTTCTTCAGCAGTGCCTGATTGGCCGCTGGAATATCCGCCTTGCCGGAGGCGAAGTTGATGATTTGCAAGTTCAGCGCATTGACGACCGCATCGGCATTCGCCCCGCCGGTCAAGGCGGCCAGTGCGGCCTGCGCCTTCTCGTTCGCCGCCGCCACTGCCGCATTCACATCCAGGAAGTTGCCGATGACGTTGAAGCCGCCGCCGAACAAACCTTTCAATTTATCAACCAAGGCCGCTGCGGCAGCCGTGCCGCCAACCTTGATCGCGTCCCCGTCAAAACTCAGTTCCGCGCCGGGAATCTTGAACTCTTTCAAAACATCGGCCAGTTTCGCCAGCCAGCCCGCCGGTTTCGCCGCCGGATTGACCGTGAGATTCGCCTCGAACTTGCCTTCGCCGTAGGCAGCTTTCAACTCGTCGAGAATCTTTTGCCGCGTCGCTTCATCCGGCACGATGCCGGTGACCTTGATCTTGCCGTCGGCGTTGATCAGTGAGAGCGACGCATTGATCGGCGCGGGCGTCGGCGTGGCAGGAACCGCCAGCTTCACCGCCACTTCGGGCACGTGCGCGCGATTGCAATATTGATAGCCCAGATAAACCAGCACGCCCAACAGCAACAACGGCAAGAGCCGCAACCAGCCGCCATTGTCCGTGACGGCTTCAACCGCTTCGTTCGTCGCGTGCGAAGCACCTGCTCTAACTGTGTGGGCCGCACCACTGACTGCGGCGGTTGCGCCAGTTGCGCCCGTCGTCGCGCCGGTAACGCCTGACCACAGCGAACTCAGCGCGGGCAACGACGAAGGGATCACACCGCCGGGCGTCAACTTGTCAATGAGCGCCGGAATCAGAAAGGCCAGTGCCGACTTCGCTTTGTCGAGCGGCACGCCTGCTTTTTCGGCCAACCCGCTCAAGACAGGCGCGCCCAGTGCGCTCTCGACTTGCTTTTCTTCGAGCGGCGCATTCGCGCCCGTGCTGATCCAGGATAAAACCTGATCGCCCAAACCAGCCTGCTTAAATTTGTCAATGAACCCGGCAATCCCGCCGCCTTCTGCGCTGGAAATTAGTTCCAGCAACGCCGAAACCAGCGGCCCGGCCTTGTCTCCCAAGCCAAAGCGGCTCGCAACTTCACTAATGAGCGAATCGAACAGCGCCATCATGTCCTCCTCTGGGGCAAACGATTTTGGTCAATCTGCGGCTAGGCGAAACAACCAAACTCAGCCCAGCCGTGGCGCGTTACGCGCGGATGCGTTCAGCACGTGTAGGGAAACGGCCCTTAGTCAATCAAAGCGAGGGGGAGTTGCAATGCAAAAATTCAAGGAGCGCGCGCGAAATCAGTCAGCGGCTTTCTGCAATTGCACCAAGTTGTGCTTGATGCGCCGCTCGAAGTCTTCGCGAAATTTCTTGATCGCCGATTGCACGGGCATGGCCGCCGCATCGCCCAGCGCGCAGAAGCTCTTGCCC from the Acidobacteriota bacterium genome contains:
- a CDS encoding OmpA family protein; this encodes MMALFDSLISEVASRFGLGDKAGPLVSALLELISSAEGGGIAGFIDKFKQAGLGDQVLSWISTGANAPLEEKQVESALGAPVLSGLAEKAGVPLDKAKSALAFLIPALIDKLTPGGVIPSSLPALSSLWSGVTGATTGATGATAAVSGAAHTVRAGASHATNEAVEAVTDNGGWLRLLPLLLLGVLVYLGYQYCNRAHVPEVAVKLAVPATPTPAPINASLSLINADGKIKVTGIVPDEATRQKILDELKAAYGEGKFEANLTVNPAAKPAGWLAKLADVLKEFKIPGAELSFDGDAIKVGGTAAAAALVDKLKGLFGGGFNVIGNFLDVNAAVAAANEKAQAALAALTGGANADAVVNALNLQIINFASGKADIPAANQALLKKAAEVLKGAPVGTRFEVGGHTDNKGAAAGNLKLSQARAGAVAKYLAGLGVKAEQLVAKGYGPDKPVASNDTEEGRFKNRRIEFAVVK